atttttttcaagtttccagttcaaattggatatttaaatgaaaagagcaattttttattttgttatgttttgtacaatattataaaacagattcgttatattttataattttatttgaaatcctTTTATCTAATATAGGCCATGGAGTGGTGTTAAAAATAtctagaaacaaaaaataaaataaataaccattaCCATTCAACATTCTccagataattaattaatttttttaaattttagccaAATCCCGTGTTTTGGCATCAATGTGATAGTCTTGTGAGAATATTTTAGAGGAACTTCTGTTTTTTCACATGGAAATACTTCAAATTTAGTTAGCATTTCAACCATAGCCAATTTCATTTCCACCTCTGCAAAACGTTTTcctagaaatttaaaaaatatatagatttattgcatttaaatttttactataaaaatatacctacttacctatacaaattCGAGGTCCATCACCAAATGGCATATAAGTACCATTTGGCCGTTTAGCTTTTTCTTCAGTCGAAAATCTTTCAGGAATAAAATTTTCAGGTTCCGGGTAATATTTACTATCGTGATGAATTGCATAAACTGGAATTATTACTTTTTGGTCCTTTTCAATTGTTAATGAATCGTTGGGTAATCGATATGTTTGTAATGCTTTTCTCATCAAAAAAACTAGCGGAGGATACTTGCGGAgtgtttctaaaaaatattattcaaattatttaaaaatattattaacccaATTATTTGCTTAACTAtcaaaaaaattgcaatttcaattttcaaaaaaaataataaaatatgtcgaaattaaatttgataaattttattgtttcacAAATAATACCAATTAGTGtgaatatttgttttgataaaatatcaaaataataagattaatgAGCAAGAACTGAAGAGggaaataatgattataaacttAATGTTAATAAGCAGTAAATTGAATGGTTATAACctgaatttacaattaaataaaaacattttatctcATTAATGGGTTtacaactatttaatattaagaaataggtagtaatataaaaaaaaaattacctgcaAGAACCATATCCAAGTAATGAAGTTCCATCAAAAATTCATGATTAATTTGTCCGTCATTTTTCGACAGTTTTAGTTGAATCTCTTCACGTACTCTGTCTTGAATAGATTTATTTAATGCCAATTCGTACAAACAATAACTTATAGCCGAAGATACAGTTTCAAAACCAGCAGCAAACATTATAAAAGCATTTGCTACGATTTGTGATTCagtaaatttttctaaaacaatttttttaaatttatattacaatcaatcgggtttttttttattttaataacttaaatgtAAAGTATCTCACCATGTTTAGGTAAATCTGTATTCAAAACTAAATCATTTCTGGCTTGCATTAAACAATGAACTAAGTCATTTctgactattttattttcatgtctATACTTCATTGTTTCTTTAAACGCCGCGTGGAAAAAGTCAGTCGCGTCCTTTGGAAAATCTTTCACTCTTACGACTTTCACAAGTACAGGACTAATCAACATACACATTTCTCTGAAAAGTTGCCTTAGCGAAGGTGCGAATATGGATTTGCCGTGTTTACGAAATGGGGATTCATCATCGTTTATGGCGTCCAACTTGAGCCCAAAAGCGCAAGTGCCGATGACGTCAGTCGAATACTTTCCCATGATGTCCCTTACTTCTATTTCGTCGCCGCTTTTCTTTAAATCGATGTCTATGTTTTTCATCAATTCTTCGCCACACTCTTTGATCTGATCGTACATTACCTTGAGCTTTCCCGACGTGAAAGCGGGTGTCAAtttgtttcttattattttccattGGGGATTTTCCATGAGGAACAGGTTGTTCGACAACGGATTGGCCTTGAAGTCCACGGAAAAGCCACGGTTGGGGAAAGACGAGAAGTCTTTTATCAGCACGTCGTTGATTATTTCTGGATCGATAATCATTAAAATAGGTAACCTCATCTGGAACACTCCCGCGTATTTGTGACCGGCAAACTTGTGATAGAATTTGttgtaaaaatcaatatgaTGTTCTTTTCCCAAAGCTACATTCAAAAAGTTTCCAAACAACGGGACTGGTTTGATGTACGGCACGTTGAGATTTTCCCATTTCTTAAAGGTCGACACGCAGAAATAATAGACGATCGTGACTATTATCGTACACGGTGTGATGACATATATCCACCAATTGTCGGTGAACATGGTTCGAGATTGTTTGCGCGATGTACAACGAGCACGGTATACAGAGGTAAATAGACTCTGCTATACGTAGGTTTTCGGCACTAATGTAGTACCAACGAGGAGGGAACATATATACCGAAGGCTGTCTTCGAGTAGATACGTTGTTATTATGATTGTCGTGTTCGGAGGGGATTTCCGGTTTCGCTATCATGGTTACATGTTATTATCTGACGTCAGTACCAAATTACCGATGTAGTCCAGAACataaacataacattatgtGAAAGGTTATTTTAACACTCGAGTATAAGTTGTAACTATAGTTTAGAATTTTAACTGCCATTTTTgagttcaaatttgtataactttaatttttttaggcaactttgatttaaatttttttttttgtacttaataaaTTGACTTACTGAAagtgaacaaaaataattttgatttaagcatgttgtacttataatatttttttaacattctattaattattataagtaaaaataatgtaaatgtcCTTTACTTACGACACCACACctgagtttaaaaaaacaacatacgaATTCACACGGAACTTTTGTAGAATAGTAGGAAGactgttaaaaaatatgatgaatACAACATATTGTATAGACGAAAAATCTAGCTCACTTTCAGTAAgtaaatttttaagatttttaagatTAAGAAAATCTTTATTAGTCAAAGGTGCttacaacaattaaaataatttcaatctgtattaaaaaatttccaaaaaaattttgttgTGCATGCGtggacaaattaaaaaaaaaataggtgtaatattatattatttaatattactaagtcttttatgcagtaaaaaaaaaacccaaacaaAGTTCAAAGTCATGTGTTCGAAATATTTCGTTatacttttatcattgaatacactgtataatattcaaacaaacaatattcaatacaaattattaatcgaAAACTGGTAAAACGACTATCCCGAGACATGAATCACGAATGACGTATATCTCTAAATATCTGCAGCGTAATAATATCACAgaaaaaataacggtttagtCAGACCTAAATAGACTAATGCAACATGGAGCGGTAAAAACATCATAACTAGATAAGCCATCATGTACATAAGTACGCAATGCAATTTTTAATGTACTGTCCGATAATGAACTGACTGTCTACAGTGATTAGTACGACGgctcaattatatttaataatatactaatagaaTATATGTAATCGAAAACATGTTGATTGATGACAAATTAATTCTACTGAATGACATGTCTAGCTgttgatttcattatttaaaacgaCAAAACATCGGCAGCTGATTTACATCTCACGAGGTCAATTATGGAAATATATCATCTACTTATTAGAAGGGGGACGTACTCGTTGAAGAACTCTCAAATTATCTTTTGccgatataaataaaattcgaaaattgccaatatttaattgaaaagaaaaacaaatatattgataGAACATATCGTAGTTGGTTAATTAATTACGTATCACTCAATAATATCCATGCGCCTTATTTAAGACCTCCGTAGACTATAATGTCTTGTGTAGAATTGAATGCTTGAAGCCTAAAAA
This portion of the Acyrthosiphon pisum isolate AL4f chromosome A1, pea_aphid_22Mar2018_4r6ur, whole genome shotgun sequence genome encodes:
- the LOC100165240 gene encoding probable cytochrome P450 6a13, which produces MFTDNWWIYVITPCTIIVTIVYYFCVSTFKKWENLNVPYIKPVPLFGNFLNVALGKEHHIDFYNKFYHKFAGHKYAGVFQMRLPILMIIDPEIINDVLIKDFSSFPNRGFSVDFKANPLSNNLFLMENPQWKIIRNKLTPAFTSGKLKVMYDQIKECGEELMKNIDIDLKKSGDEIEVRDIMGKYSTDVIGTCAFGLKLDAINDDESPFRKHGKSIFAPSLRQLFREMCMLISPVLVKVVRVKDFPKDATDFFHAAFKETMKYRHENKIVRNDLVHCLMQARNDLVLNTDLPKHEKFTESQIVANAFIMFAAGFETVSSAISYCLYELALNKSIQDRVREEIQLKLSKNDGQINHEFLMELHYLDMVLAETLRKYPPLVFLMRKALQTYRLPNDSLTIEKDQKVIIPVYAIHHDSKYYPEPENFIPERFSTEEKAKRPNGTYMPFGDGPRICIGKRFAEVEMKLAMVEMLTKFEVFPCEKTEVPLKYSHKTITLMPKHGIWLKFKKIN